A region from the Pelagovum pacificum genome encodes:
- a CDS encoding DUF4174 domain-containing protein: MNRLFMALAAILLLPPAVSAQEAAPTDQPTGAPITAVERWQAAPDRVFEAAEIELEDFIWIARPVVIFADTRADPNFRRQLEMLSERIDDLVERDVLLVIDTDPSAESSVRMRLRPRGFMMALIGKDGQVKLRKPLPWSARELTRSIDKTPLRQQEVEERRIERQPVQ; the protein is encoded by the coding sequence ATGAACAGACTTTTCATGGCGCTCGCCGCCATTCTGCTCCTCCCCCCCGCGGTATCCGCGCAGGAGGCCGCTCCGACCGACCAGCCCACGGGCGCGCCGATAACGGCGGTCGAACGCTGGCAGGCCGCGCCGGACCGCGTGTTCGAAGCAGCCGAGATCGAGCTCGAGGATTTCATCTGGATCGCCCGGCCCGTCGTCATCTTCGCCGACACCCGCGCCGATCCGAACTTCCGCCGCCAGCTCGAGATGCTGTCCGAACGGATCGACGACCTCGTCGAGCGCGACGTGCTGCTGGTGATCGACACCGATCCCTCGGCCGAGAGCAGCGTGCGGATGCGGCTGCGCCCGCGGGGCTTCATGATGGCGCTGATCGGCAAGGACGGGCAGGTCAAGCTGCGCAAGCCCCTGCCGTGGAGCGCGCGCGAGCTGACCCGCTCCATCGACAAGACCCCGCTCCGCCAGCAGGAGGTCGAGGAACGGCGCATCGAACGGCAGCCGGTCCAGTAA